One part of the Vicia villosa cultivar HV-30 ecotype Madison, WI linkage group LG6, Vvil1.0, whole genome shotgun sequence genome encodes these proteins:
- the LOC131610279 gene encoding probable LRR receptor-like serine/threonine-protein kinase At1g67720 isoform X1 — MESSLLFFFLSFTTSLFLLPPFSSSQIMQGFVSLDCGGTESFTDEIGLDWTPDNKLTYGEIATISVANETRKQYTTLRYFPADSRKYCYTLDVISRTRYLLRATFLYGNFDKNNVYPKFDISVGATHWSTIVISDADSVEMRELIFLASSSTVSVCLSNATTGQPFLSTLELRQFNGSVYFTEFEKQFYLSVSARINFGAESDAPIRYPDDPFDRIWMSDSVKKANYLVDVAAGTEKISTNEPIFVNRDDIPPMKVMQTAVVGTNGSLTYRLNLDGFPGTAWAVTYFAEIEDLRPTESRKFRLMLPGQPEISKIIVNIEENAFGKYRLYEPGFVNLTLPFVLSFKFGKTTDSSKGPLLNAMEINKYLEKNNGSPDVEAISGVLSRYSSANWTQEGGDPCLPVSWSWIHCSSDPQPRIISILLSSKNLTGNIPSDITKLVGLVELWLDGNMLTGPIPDFTGCTDLKIIHLENNQFTGELPASLVNLPSLRELYVQNNMLSGAVPPELLSKNLVLNYSGNINLHKGSKTKSHIYIIIGSAVGASVLLLATVISCLVMHKGKKKYYEKGRVLSTIVSFAVRYLWRPNMIYLFTFFLDHIVSVPTQRPASWKSDDPAESAHCFSLAEIESATNNFEKRIGSGGFGIVYYGKLKEGKEIAVKVLRNNSYQGKREFSNEVTLLSRIHHRNLVQLLGYCREEDNSILVYEFMHNGTLKEHLYGPLVHGQSISWIKRLEIAEDSAKGIEYLHTGCVPVVIHRDLKSSNILLDTHMRAKVSDFGLSKLAVDGVSHVSSIVRGTVGYLDPEYYISQQLTDKSDVYSFGVILLELISGQEAISNESFGIHCRNIVQWAKLHIESGDIQGIIDPLLGNNYDLQSMWKIAEKALMCVQPHGDMRPSISEVLKEIQDAISIEREAETSRECNSDEVSKNSFHSSMNIGSMDLGRVESFLSIDESIAQPTAR, encoded by the exons ATGGAGAGTTCTctactcttcttctttctctccttCACAACTTCACTCTTTCTCCTTCCCCCTTTTTCATCTTCTCAGATCATGCAAG GTTTTGTAAGTTTGGACTGTGGAGGGACAGAAAGTTTCACCGATGAAATAGGTCTTGATTGGACTCCTGATAATAAGCTTACATATGGAGAAATAGCCACTATATCTGTTGCGAACGAGACGCGGAAGCAATACACGACGTTACGATACTTTCCTGCTGATTCTAGGAAATATTGCTACACTCTTGATGTTATTAGTAGGACGAGGTATTTGTTAAGGGCGACTTTCTTGTATGGAAATTTTGATAAAAACAATGTTTATCCTAAGTTTGATATTTCTGTTGGAGCTACTCATTGGTCGACGATTGTTATATCGGATGCTGATAGTGTAGAAATGAGAGAGCTTATATTTTTGGCTTCGAGTTCGACTGTGAGTGTGTGTTTATCGAATGCAACAACGGGGCAGCCGTTTCTATCTACGCTTGAGCTTCGACAATTCAATGGTTCGGTTTATTTTACTGAGTTTGAGAAACAATTTTACCTGAGTGTCTCTGCAAGGATCAATTTTGGTGCAGAGAGTGATGCTCCAATCAG GTACCCTGATGATCCTTTTGATAGAATTTGGATGTCGGATTCTGTTAAGAAAGCAAATTATCTCGTTGATGTTGCTGCTGGCACCGAGAAAATTTCTACCAATGAACCAATTTTTGTTAACCGAGATGATATACCACCGATGAAAGTGATGCAGACAGCGGTAGTAGGTACAAATGGATCTCTAACTTACCGGTTGAATTTGGATGGTTTTCCTGGCACTGCTTGGGCAGTCACCTATTTTGCAGAGATTGAAGATTTGCGTCCAACTGAGTCTAGAAAATTCAGGCTTATGCTTCCAGGCCAGCCCGAAATTAGCAAGATCATTGTAAATATTGAAGAAAATGCTTTTGGGAAATATCGCCTTTATGAACCGGGATTTGTCAATCTAACCCTACCTTTTGTGCTTTCCTTTAAATTCGGCAAGACAACTGATTCGTCCAAGGGGCCTCTCCTTAATGCCATGGAGATAAATAAGTATCTTGAGAAAAATAATGGTTCACCGGATG TTGAAGCTATTTCGGGAGTGCTTTCTCGCTACTCTTCAGCAAACTGGACTCAAGAAGGAGGTGATCCATGTCTTCCTGTTTCCTGGTCATGGATCCACTGTAGCTCAGATCCACAACCAAGAATAATTTCAAT CTTGTTATCCAGTAAAAACTTGACTGGGAATATTCCTTCAGATATTACCAAATTGGTTGGTCTGGTTGAACT ATGGCTTGATGGAAATATGTTGACCGGCCCAATACCCGATTTTACTGGGTGCACGGACTTAAAGATCAT CCATCTTGAAAATAATCAGTTCACCGGTGAGCTCCCAGCCTCCTTGGTGAATCTTCCGAGTTTGAGGGAACT ATATGTTCAAAATAATATGCTATCTGGAGCAGTACCGCCAGAGCTTCTAAGCAAGAATTTGGTTTTAAA TTACTCCGGAAACATTAACCTACATAAAGGAAGCAAAACAAAGAGCcacatatatattattattggTTCAGCAGTTGGGGCTTCTGTTCTACTTTTGGCTACTGTTATATCTTGCTTGGTTATGCATAAAGGCAAGAAAAAATATTATGAGAAAGGTAGGGTTCTAAGCACAATTGTTTCTTTCGCTGTCAGATATTTGTGGCGACCAAACATGATTTACTTGTTTACATTCTTTTTAGACCACATAGTTTCTGTCCCTACTCAAAGGCCGGCTTCTTGGAAGAGTGATGATCCTGCAGAATCGGCTCACTGCTTCAGCTTAGCTGAAATTGAAAGTGCTACAAACAACTTTGAGAAAAGAATCGGTTCTGGTGGTTTTGGAATTGTATACTATGGAAAACTGAAAGAAGGAAAAGAGATAGCAGTTAAAGTTCTTAGGAACAATTCCTATCAAGGCAAGCGCGAGTTCTCCAATGAG GTGACTCTTCTATCAAGAATACATCACAGAAACTTGGTACAACTTCTTGGGTATTGTCGAGAAGAAGATAATAGTATTCTCGTGTACGAGTTCATGCATAATGGCACACTCAAGGAACATCTCTATG GCCCTTTAGTGCACGGACAAAGTATAAGTTGGATTAAACGCCTTGAGATTGCAGAAGACTCTGCCAAAG GAATTGAATACCTTCATACAGGTTGTGTTCCTGTAGTTATTCATAGAGACTTGAAAAGTAGCAATATTCTTCTTGACACACACATGAGAGCCAAGGTTTCAGATTTCGGTCTTTCCAAACTCGCTGTTGATGGAGTCTCCCATGTTTCAAGCATAGTTCGCGGAACAGTAGGATACCTGGATCCTGA GTACTATATTTCCCAACAACTAACTGACAAGAGCGATGTGTATAGCTTTGGTGTAATTCTTCTAGAACTCATATCTGGTCAAGAAGCAATATCAAATGAAAGTTTCGGGATTCATTGCCGAAACATAGTCCAATGG GCAAAATTGCACATTGAGAGTGGGGATATACAAGGCATCATTGATCCCTTACTAGGAAACAACTATGACCTACAATCAATGTGGAAAATAGCAGAGAAAGCATTGATGTGTGTTCAACCTCATGGAGATATGCGTCCATCGATCTCGGAAGTTTTAAAGGAGATCCAAGATGCAATATCTATTGAGAGAGAAGCTGAAACATCGCGAGAATGCAATTCTGATGAGGTTTCAAAAAATTCTTTTCATTCTTCCATGAACATAGGTTCAATGGATCTCGGTAGAGTTGAGAGTTTCCTTTCAATCGATGAATCGATTGCGCAACCTACTGCAAGATAG
- the LOC131610279 gene encoding probable LRR receptor-like serine/threonine-protein kinase At1g67720 isoform X2, with the protein MESSLLFFFLSFTTSLFLLPPFSSSQIMQGFVSLDCGGTESFTDEIGLDWTPDNKLTYGEIATISVANETRKQYTTLRYFPADSRKYCYTLDVISRTRYLLRATFLYGNFDKNNVYPKFDISVGATHWSTIVISDADSVEMRELIFLASSSTVSVCLSNATTGQPFLSTLELRQFNGSVYFTEFEKQFYLSVSARINFGAESDAPIRYPDDPFDRIWMSDSVKKANYLVDVAAGTEKISTNEPIFVNRDDIPPMKVMQTAVVGTNGSLTYRLNLDGFPGTAWAVTYFAEIEDLRPTESRKFRLMLPGQPEISKIIVNIEENAFGKYRLYEPGFVNLTLPFVLSFKFGKTTDSSKGPLLNAMEINKYLEKNNGSPDVEAISGVLSRYSSANWTQEGGDPCLPVSWSWIHCSSDPQPRIISILLSSKNLTGNIPSDITKLVGLVELWLDGNMLTGPIPDFTGCTDLKIIHLENNQFTGELPASLVNLPSLRELYVQNNMLSGAVPPELLSKNLVLNYSGNINLHKGSKTKSHIYIIIGSAVGASVLLLATVISCLVMHKGKKKYYEKDHIVSVPTQRPASWKSDDPAESAHCFSLAEIESATNNFEKRIGSGGFGIVYYGKLKEGKEIAVKVLRNNSYQGKREFSNEVTLLSRIHHRNLVQLLGYCREEDNSILVYEFMHNGTLKEHLYGPLVHGQSISWIKRLEIAEDSAKGIEYLHTGCVPVVIHRDLKSSNILLDTHMRAKVSDFGLSKLAVDGVSHVSSIVRGTVGYLDPEYYISQQLTDKSDVYSFGVILLELISGQEAISNESFGIHCRNIVQWAKLHIESGDIQGIIDPLLGNNYDLQSMWKIAEKALMCVQPHGDMRPSISEVLKEIQDAISIEREAETSRECNSDEVSKNSFHSSMNIGSMDLGRVESFLSIDESIAQPTAR; encoded by the exons ATGGAGAGTTCTctactcttcttctttctctccttCACAACTTCACTCTTTCTCCTTCCCCCTTTTTCATCTTCTCAGATCATGCAAG GTTTTGTAAGTTTGGACTGTGGAGGGACAGAAAGTTTCACCGATGAAATAGGTCTTGATTGGACTCCTGATAATAAGCTTACATATGGAGAAATAGCCACTATATCTGTTGCGAACGAGACGCGGAAGCAATACACGACGTTACGATACTTTCCTGCTGATTCTAGGAAATATTGCTACACTCTTGATGTTATTAGTAGGACGAGGTATTTGTTAAGGGCGACTTTCTTGTATGGAAATTTTGATAAAAACAATGTTTATCCTAAGTTTGATATTTCTGTTGGAGCTACTCATTGGTCGACGATTGTTATATCGGATGCTGATAGTGTAGAAATGAGAGAGCTTATATTTTTGGCTTCGAGTTCGACTGTGAGTGTGTGTTTATCGAATGCAACAACGGGGCAGCCGTTTCTATCTACGCTTGAGCTTCGACAATTCAATGGTTCGGTTTATTTTACTGAGTTTGAGAAACAATTTTACCTGAGTGTCTCTGCAAGGATCAATTTTGGTGCAGAGAGTGATGCTCCAATCAG GTACCCTGATGATCCTTTTGATAGAATTTGGATGTCGGATTCTGTTAAGAAAGCAAATTATCTCGTTGATGTTGCTGCTGGCACCGAGAAAATTTCTACCAATGAACCAATTTTTGTTAACCGAGATGATATACCACCGATGAAAGTGATGCAGACAGCGGTAGTAGGTACAAATGGATCTCTAACTTACCGGTTGAATTTGGATGGTTTTCCTGGCACTGCTTGGGCAGTCACCTATTTTGCAGAGATTGAAGATTTGCGTCCAACTGAGTCTAGAAAATTCAGGCTTATGCTTCCAGGCCAGCCCGAAATTAGCAAGATCATTGTAAATATTGAAGAAAATGCTTTTGGGAAATATCGCCTTTATGAACCGGGATTTGTCAATCTAACCCTACCTTTTGTGCTTTCCTTTAAATTCGGCAAGACAACTGATTCGTCCAAGGGGCCTCTCCTTAATGCCATGGAGATAAATAAGTATCTTGAGAAAAATAATGGTTCACCGGATG TTGAAGCTATTTCGGGAGTGCTTTCTCGCTACTCTTCAGCAAACTGGACTCAAGAAGGAGGTGATCCATGTCTTCCTGTTTCCTGGTCATGGATCCACTGTAGCTCAGATCCACAACCAAGAATAATTTCAAT CTTGTTATCCAGTAAAAACTTGACTGGGAATATTCCTTCAGATATTACCAAATTGGTTGGTCTGGTTGAACT ATGGCTTGATGGAAATATGTTGACCGGCCCAATACCCGATTTTACTGGGTGCACGGACTTAAAGATCAT CCATCTTGAAAATAATCAGTTCACCGGTGAGCTCCCAGCCTCCTTGGTGAATCTTCCGAGTTTGAGGGAACT ATATGTTCAAAATAATATGCTATCTGGAGCAGTACCGCCAGAGCTTCTAAGCAAGAATTTGGTTTTAAA TTACTCCGGAAACATTAACCTACATAAAGGAAGCAAAACAAAGAGCcacatatatattattattggTTCAGCAGTTGGGGCTTCTGTTCTACTTTTGGCTACTGTTATATCTTGCTTGGTTATGCATAAAGGCAAGAAAAAATATTATGAGAAAG ACCACATAGTTTCTGTCCCTACTCAAAGGCCGGCTTCTTGGAAGAGTGATGATCCTGCAGAATCGGCTCACTGCTTCAGCTTAGCTGAAATTGAAAGTGCTACAAACAACTTTGAGAAAAGAATCGGTTCTGGTGGTTTTGGAATTGTATACTATGGAAAACTGAAAGAAGGAAAAGAGATAGCAGTTAAAGTTCTTAGGAACAATTCCTATCAAGGCAAGCGCGAGTTCTCCAATGAG GTGACTCTTCTATCAAGAATACATCACAGAAACTTGGTACAACTTCTTGGGTATTGTCGAGAAGAAGATAATAGTATTCTCGTGTACGAGTTCATGCATAATGGCACACTCAAGGAACATCTCTATG GCCCTTTAGTGCACGGACAAAGTATAAGTTGGATTAAACGCCTTGAGATTGCAGAAGACTCTGCCAAAG GAATTGAATACCTTCATACAGGTTGTGTTCCTGTAGTTATTCATAGAGACTTGAAAAGTAGCAATATTCTTCTTGACACACACATGAGAGCCAAGGTTTCAGATTTCGGTCTTTCCAAACTCGCTGTTGATGGAGTCTCCCATGTTTCAAGCATAGTTCGCGGAACAGTAGGATACCTGGATCCTGA GTACTATATTTCCCAACAACTAACTGACAAGAGCGATGTGTATAGCTTTGGTGTAATTCTTCTAGAACTCATATCTGGTCAAGAAGCAATATCAAATGAAAGTTTCGGGATTCATTGCCGAAACATAGTCCAATGG GCAAAATTGCACATTGAGAGTGGGGATATACAAGGCATCATTGATCCCTTACTAGGAAACAACTATGACCTACAATCAATGTGGAAAATAGCAGAGAAAGCATTGATGTGTGTTCAACCTCATGGAGATATGCGTCCATCGATCTCGGAAGTTTTAAAGGAGATCCAAGATGCAATATCTATTGAGAGAGAAGCTGAAACATCGCGAGAATGCAATTCTGATGAGGTTTCAAAAAATTCTTTTCATTCTTCCATGAACATAGGTTCAATGGATCTCGGTAGAGTTGAGAGTTTCCTTTCAATCGATGAATCGATTGCGCAACCTACTGCAAGATAG